In Dyadobacter sp. NIV53, a single window of DNA contains:
- a CDS encoding type II toxin-antitoxin system VapC family toxin yields MEQRFLMDSNAVIDYIAKRIPSNGQNFINQIIDEEFLISSIVKIEVLGFNESIPARMLELKEFISLATLLSLNDSVIEQTIELRKNYQKLKLGDAIIAATALIHNLTVITRNTNDFKNINGLVVLNPHQL; encoded by the coding sequence ATGGAACAGAGATTTTTAATGGATAGTAATGCCGTAATAGATTACATTGCAAAAAGAATTCCTTCAAATGGACAAAATTTCATCAATCAGATAATTGATGAGGAATTTTTGATTTCGTCGATAGTGAAGATTGAGGTATTGGGTTTCAATGAAAGTATTCCGGCAAGAATGCTGGAATTGAAAGAGTTTATAAGTTTAGCAACACTTCTGTCTCTAAATGACTCTGTGATTGAGCAAACTATTGAATTGCGAAAAAATTATCAGAAACTAAAATTGGGAGATGCTATTATAGCCGCCACTGCTTTAATTCATAATTTAACTGTCATAACAAGAAATACTAATGATTTTAAAAATATAAATGGACTGGTAGTGCTTAATCCTCACCAGTTGTAA
- a CDS encoding glycosyl hydrolase family 95 catalytic domain-containing protein: MKFLFSKALLFTLVFILSNILGFCQKKEEKPTLKLWYDAPATDWMTQALPLGNGYLGVMFFGDPGEERLQFSEGSLWSGGKNANTDYNFGLRKDAYKNLPKVRELLAQGKLEEAHKLANTELTGIIHDKNGSSDFGAQQPMGDLFVSVSHKGEIENYRRELDISMAKGKVSYQAGKDKFERTFFGNYPSKVMVYKFSSTSAETYSVRFTTPHQKEYEKFDKNQYTFGGSLKDNHQEFETTYRIDTDGKVTYENGVLTIKNARIVTLIHTASTDYVFQFPTYKGKDYKKENLNTMTALAGKNFDFLLKEQQKDYKNLFDRVSLKLGSPKDQNNLPTNQRQIQYFEGMSDPGFEELYFQYGRYLMISSTRPGTMPMSLQGKWNDNTNPPWSNDYHTNINIQMLYWPAEVTNLSECFLPLSDFTKSIVEPGKLAAKEFFNAPGWTVNTMLNPYGYTSPGWDFPWGFFPGGAAWLSQHMWEHYAFTQDQDYLKNTAYPIMKEAALFWMSYLSEDGKGHLVSSPSYSPEHGGISTGASMDHEIAWDILTNTIDAARILNTDADFILKAQVIKDKILPLKIGRWGQLQEWNEDVDDSTDKHRHVSHLFALHPGKQVSITKTPAEAEAAKVTLNARGDDGTGWSLAWKVNFWARLQDGNRAYKLFKSVLRPVGDKGTNMANGGGSYSNLLCAHPPFQLDGNMGSTAGVAEMLLQSQAGMIELLPALPEAWQEGEVKGLKARGNVTVDEKWVDGKLVSTTLSSTNPQKQIIKYGTKTLEVNLVPNKPQTILIGSFK; the protein is encoded by the coding sequence ATGAAATTTCTGTTTTCAAAAGCCTTGCTCTTTACACTCGTTTTTATTCTTTCAAATATCCTGGGATTTTGTCAGAAAAAAGAAGAAAAGCCTACACTAAAACTCTGGTACGACGCACCTGCAACAGACTGGATGACACAGGCTCTCCCACTTGGCAATGGTTATCTAGGTGTAATGTTTTTTGGTGATCCGGGTGAAGAACGATTGCAATTTTCAGAAGGAAGCCTGTGGTCTGGCGGTAAAAATGCAAATACAGATTATAATTTCGGTTTAAGAAAAGATGCTTATAAAAATCTGCCAAAAGTAAGAGAATTGCTGGCGCAGGGAAAACTGGAAGAAGCGCACAAACTGGCCAACACAGAACTGACCGGAATCATCCATGATAAAAACGGCAGCAGTGATTTTGGCGCGCAGCAACCTATGGGCGATTTATTTGTCAGCGTTTCACACAAAGGTGAAATTGAAAACTATCGCAGAGAACTTGACATTTCTATGGCCAAAGGAAAAGTTTCGTATCAGGCAGGAAAAGATAAATTTGAAAGAACATTTTTTGGAAATTACCCTTCAAAAGTGATGGTTTATAAATTTTCCTCCACATCTGCTGAAACCTATTCCGTCCGGTTTACAACGCCACACCAAAAGGAATATGAAAAGTTTGACAAGAACCAATACACTTTCGGTGGAAGTTTAAAGGACAATCATCAGGAATTTGAAACAACTTACAGGATTGATACAGATGGAAAAGTAACTTATGAAAATGGTGTACTGACTATAAAAAATGCGCGCATTGTTACACTGATCCATACTGCATCCACTGATTATGTATTTCAGTTTCCCACTTATAAAGGCAAGGATTACAAAAAAGAAAATCTGAATACGATGACCGCCCTTGCTGGTAAAAACTTTGATTTTTTACTAAAGGAACAGCAAAAAGATTATAAAAATCTGTTTGACAGGGTTTCATTAAAATTAGGTAGTCCAAAGGATCAGAACAACCTGCCAACTAACCAGCGACAAATACAGTATTTTGAAGGAATGTCTGATCCCGGTTTTGAGGAATTATACTTCCAGTATGGCCGTTATCTGATGATTTCTTCTACGCGTCCGGGTACGATGCCCATGAGCCTGCAAGGAAAATGGAACGATAATACCAATCCGCCCTGGTCTAATGACTACCATACGAATATCAATATCCAAATGCTTTACTGGCCTGCGGAAGTTACCAATCTTTCTGAGTGCTTTTTGCCACTTTCTGATTTTACAAAATCCATTGTTGAACCTGGAAAACTGGCGGCTAAGGAATTCTTCAATGCACCAGGCTGGACAGTCAATACCATGCTGAATCCTTATGGTTACACTTCTCCGGGATGGGATTTCCCATGGGGATTTTTTCCTGGCGGCGCGGCATGGCTATCACAACACATGTGGGAGCATTATGCTTTTACACAGGATCAGGATTATCTGAAAAACACAGCATATCCGATAATGAAGGAAGCAGCTTTATTCTGGATGAGCTATTTATCGGAAGACGGAAAAGGCCATCTGGTTTCTTCTCCCTCCTATTCGCCTGAACATGGCGGCATTTCTACCGGTGCCAGTATGGATCATGAAATTGCGTGGGATATTTTAACCAACACCATTGATGCAGCCAGAATATTAAATACCGATGCTGATTTTATTTTAAAGGCGCAGGTAATTAAAGATAAAATATTGCCATTAAAAATCGGCCGTTGGGGCCAATTACAGGAATGGAATGAAGATGTTGACGATTCAACTGACAAACACCGCCACGTTTCGCATTTGTTTGCATTACATCCTGGTAAACAGGTTTCTATCACAAAAACTCCGGCAGAAGCTGAGGCCGCAAAAGTAACTCTAAATGCCCGTGGAGACGATGGAACTGGATGGTCACTTGCATGGAAAGTAAATTTCTGGGCGCGGTTACAGGACGGAAACCGTGCTTATAAGTTATTCAAAAGCGTATTGCGACCGGTGGGCGATAAAGGCACAAACATGGCAAATGGCGGTGGATCTTACTCTAATCTGCTATGTGCGCATCCCCCTTTCCAACTGGATGGTAATATGGGCTCAACAGCCGGTGTAGCTGAAATGCTTTTACAGTCGCAGGCAGGAATGATAGAATTACTGCCTGCTTTACCGGAAGCCTGGCAGGAAGGCGAAGTAAAGGGTTTGAAAGCAAGAGGCAATGTCACAGTAGATGAAAAATGGGTGGATGGAAAACTCGTATCCACTACGCTGTCTTCCACAAATCCTCAAAAACAAATAATAAAATATGGTACAAAAACGCTTGAAGTAAATCTGGTACCAAACAAACCTCAAACCATATTAATTGGAAGTTTTAAATGA
- a CDS encoding NAD(P)-dependent oxidoreductase, translating into MIVYCHSSIDEALRSKLTDALSPKHVIHFSADINDNEAQNIFQTADFILGNPPVEWFENKPANLKFWQLDSAGFDQYSAIGLDKNVKVANMGNWFARPCAETIVGGILTLYRGLDTLIHLKEQTEWIGAKLRSELRILHEQNAVILGAGTIGQSVNAILKGFGCYTHLLARTSPDADLHSREDLFHELPYADLVINTLPGTATHFVNGEFLRQ; encoded by the coding sequence ATGATTGTTTATTGCCATTCATCAATAGATGAAGCACTTCGTTCAAAACTGACCGATGCTTTGTCTCCCAAACATGTCATTCATTTCAGTGCTGACATTAATGATAATGAAGCACAAAATATATTTCAGACCGCTGATTTCATTCTTGGAAACCCACCTGTTGAATGGTTTGAAAATAAACCTGCGAATTTAAAATTCTGGCAGCTCGACTCAGCTGGATTTGACCAGTATTCAGCTATTGGTTTGGATAAAAATGTGAAAGTAGCAAATATGGGAAACTGGTTTGCACGCCCTTGCGCCGAAACCATTGTGGGCGGAATTTTAACTTTATACAGAGGATTGGACACGCTGATTCATCTCAAGGAACAAACTGAATGGATAGGTGCAAAATTACGTTCCGAGCTTAGGATTTTACACGAGCAAAATGCAGTGATCCTGGGAGCTGGTACAATCGGGCAGTCTGTTAATGCAATCCTGAAAGGCTTTGGCTGTTACACGCATTTACTGGCGCGTACTTCTCCGGATGCCGATCTGCATAGCCGCGAAGATCTGTTTCATGAATTGCCTTATGCTGACCTGGTTATTAATACGCTGCCTGGAACAGCTACTCATTTCGTAAATGGGGAATTTTTGCGGCAATGA
- a CDS encoding galactokinase has protein sequence MLTTEKNTADQIKEKYFQKFGNADGTDKPRIFRSPGRINLIGEHTDYNNGFVLPASVDKAVYFVISPREDNQVILHAADLDETYTFTLDDLSKPEQSWALYQIGVIEQIQKMGHVIGGFQTTFGGDVPVGAGMSSSAALECCLLFGLSEMFDLKLDKFTIVKMGQKVENEYVGVQSGIMDQFASVFGKEESVIRLDCRSLEYEYFPFLMKDYLLVLCDTSVKHSLASSEYNTRRLECEKGVSILQKYHPEIKSLRDASPELVAQHQDELGDVVYRRCKYMTEEILRVQEACDFLVQGDMENFGKEMYATHNGLQHEYEVSCDELDFLVEQTLDNSNVLGARMMGGGFGGCTINLVKIDAVEDFEKSMKTAYKEQFNIDLPCYRVKITGGTEELK, from the coding sequence ATGCTAACTACAGAAAAAAATACAGCTGATCAGATCAAGGAAAAATACTTTCAGAAATTCGGGAATGCTGATGGTACAGATAAACCAAGAATTTTTCGATCTCCCGGGCGAATTAATCTGATCGGGGAGCATACAGATTATAATAATGGTTTTGTTTTGCCTGCCAGTGTGGACAAAGCGGTATATTTTGTGATTTCACCAAGAGAGGACAATCAGGTGATTTTGCATGCAGCTGATTTGGACGAAACTTATACATTTACACTGGATGATCTTTCCAAGCCCGAACAATCCTGGGCATTGTACCAGATTGGAGTTATTGAACAGATTCAAAAAATGGGTCATGTCATTGGTGGATTCCAAACCACTTTTGGCGGAGATGTTCCTGTTGGTGCAGGAATGTCGTCCTCGGCCGCTTTGGAATGCTGCCTTTTATTTGGTTTGAGTGAAATGTTCGACTTGAAACTGGACAAGTTCACTATTGTGAAAATGGGACAGAAAGTAGAGAACGAATATGTTGGCGTCCAAAGCGGGATTATGGACCAGTTTGCTTCCGTATTCGGAAAAGAGGAATCCGTTATCCGTCTGGACTGCCGCTCGCTGGAATATGAATACTTTCCTTTTCTGATGAAAGATTATCTTCTTGTTTTATGTGATACGAGTGTAAAACATTCACTTGCAAGTTCCGAATACAATACCAGAAGGCTGGAATGCGAAAAAGGTGTTTCTATTTTACAAAAATACCATCCTGAAATAAAAAGTCTCAGAGATGCTTCACCGGAATTGGTTGCACAGCATCAGGATGAATTGGGGGACGTGGTTTATCGTCGCTGCAAATATATGACAGAGGAAATTCTTCGTGTCCAGGAAGCATGCGATTTTTTGGTACAGGGCGATATGGAGAATTTTGGTAAAGAAATGTATGCAACACACAACGGATTACAGCACGAATATGAGGTTAGCTGCGACGAACTGGACTTTCTGGTTGAACAGACTTTAGACAATTCTAATGTGCTTGGAGCGCGTATGATGGGCGGCGGATTTGGAGGCTGTACAATTAATCTTGTTAAAATTGATGCGGTGGAAGACTTTGAAAAAAGTATGAAAACGGCTTATAAAGAACAGTTTAATATAGATTTGCCTTGTTATCGTGTAAAAATCACTGGCGGAACAGAAGAATTGAAGTGA
- a CDS encoding histidine kinase produces MLFWIASYPQLRVFFDGMLCMMALYALFSYTLHRKAIYWQYALYIACMVTTFYWDDIDYGQVNYLPGVNLKVVIIESTAFLLYIRFAVLLIEIPRLDPFSYRILRIMSLLLCIEMASDFFFYFLNTSAIFKSNSYILFRCILAAGALIVVPRILKLRQIAVVYFIAGSLFFVLGCLLSLIINFIPDVFNRNPSNPLSFPITYMELGVIMEVMCFILGMSVKNRKNELEKIEAQKQLIEQLCENEKKQSALMRIRDDISRDLHDELGADLGSISVLSHAALRQLKNLDPATENTINVIGETSRKVIARMREIILSLHSDKDSIGNFSFRAKETAYALFELYPIELHLDMPAEEVDSHIPTEYKRNLFLVYKEILHNIVRHSNAQNVYIRLFLENNYLNLIVRDDGIGFVYNENKSRGNGLFNLRQRTSVFAGKFLLESHPGTGTIVSIKCPINQDIFVL; encoded by the coding sequence ATGCTTTTTTGGATCGCCTCCTACCCACAATTAAGAGTGTTTTTCGATGGAATGTTATGCATGATGGCGCTTTATGCGTTATTTTCTTACACCCTGCACCGAAAAGCAATTTATTGGCAATATGCGCTTTACATTGCCTGCATGGTCACTACGTTTTACTGGGATGATATTGATTACGGCCAGGTGAATTACTTACCTGGTGTCAATTTAAAAGTAGTTATTATTGAATCAACAGCATTTTTACTTTATATCCGTTTTGCTGTTTTATTAATTGAAATTCCTCGTCTCGATCCGTTCAGTTACCGCATTCTAAGGATTATGAGCCTATTGTTATGTATAGAAATGGCTTCGGATTTCTTCTTTTATTTCCTTAACACATCTGCCATTTTCAAAAGTAACAGTTACATCCTTTTCCGGTGTATTCTTGCAGCCGGTGCACTGATAGTTGTTCCGAGGATATTAAAACTTCGACAGATTGCAGTTGTTTATTTTATAGCTGGTTCGCTCTTCTTTGTATTAGGCTGTTTGCTGTCACTTATAATTAATTTCATCCCTGATGTTTTTAATCGCAACCCGTCAAACCCGCTGTCGTTTCCAATCACATATATGGAACTTGGCGTTATCATGGAAGTAATGTGTTTCATTTTGGGTATGTCAGTAAAAAACCGAAAAAATGAGCTTGAAAAGATAGAGGCACAAAAGCAATTAATCGAACAATTGTGTGAAAATGAAAAAAAACAGTCTGCCTTGATGCGTATCAGGGATGATATTTCCCGTGACCTGCACGATGAACTGGGTGCAGACCTGGGAAGTATCAGTGTACTGAGCCATGCCGCATTGAGGCAGCTAAAAAACCTGGATCCGGCAACTGAAAATACCATAAATGTAATTGGAGAAACTTCAAGAAAAGTGATTGCGCGAATGAGAGAGATCATTTTAAGCCTTCATTCTGATAAGGATTCTATTGGTAATTTTTCATTCAGGGCAAAAGAAACAGCGTATGCCCTTTTTGAGCTTTATCCTATTGAGCTGCATCTGGACATGCCCGCTGAGGAAGTTGACTCGCACATCCCAACAGAATATAAGCGAAATTTGTTTTTAGTTTATAAAGAGATTTTACATAACATTGTACGCCATTCCAATGCCCAAAATGTATACATCAGGCTATTTTTGGAAAATAATTATCTTAACCTGATTGTCAGGGATGATGGTATCGGATTTGTATATAATGAAAACAAAAGCAGAGGTAATGGCCTTTTTAATCTGAGGCAACGCACTTCCGTATTTGCAGGGAAATTTCTGTTGGAAAGCCATCCCGGGACAGGAACGATTGTAAGTATTAAATGTCCGATAAATCAGGACATTTTTGTTCTCTGA
- the fumC gene encoding class II fumarate hydratase, with protein sequence MEYRIEKDTMGEVQVPAHVYWGAQTQRSIQNFPIAQDINKMPKEIIKAFAYLKKAAAITNYEAGILPKEKSDLIGEVCDEILTDKLDDQFPLVVWQTGSGTQSNMNCNEVIAYRGHVMQGGDLADKTKVLHPNDDVNKSQSSNDTFPTAMHIAAYKILVDVTIPGITKLRDTLKAKSEAFRNVVKIGRTHFMDATPLTLGQEFSGYASQLDHGLRAIFHTLSHLSELALGGTAVGTGINTPEGYSENVAKHIALLTGLPFITAENKFEALAAHDAIVEVHGALKTVAVSLMKIGNDIRMLSSGPRSGIGEIHIPDNEPGSSIMPGKVNPTQCEAMTMVAAQVMGNDVAISIGGSNGHFELNVFKPMMAYNFLHSARLIGDVCVSFNDNCAIGIEPLHENIKKHVNNSLMLVTSLNTKIGYYKAAEIAQTAHKNGSTLKETAVALGYVTPEEFDAWVKPEEMVGDNK encoded by the coding sequence ATGGAATACCGTATAGAAAAAGACACCATGGGTGAAGTGCAGGTACCTGCTCATGTATATTGGGGCGCACAAACACAACGCTCTATCCAGAATTTCCCAATTGCACAGGATATCAATAAAATGCCAAAGGAAATCATTAAAGCCTTTGCATATCTGAAAAAAGCGGCGGCAATTACCAATTACGAAGCAGGCATTTTACCTAAGGAAAAAAGTGACCTGATTGGCGAAGTATGTGACGAAATACTGACTGACAAGCTGGATGACCAATTTCCACTTGTTGTATGGCAAACCGGTTCTGGCACACAGTCGAACATGAACTGTAATGAAGTAATTGCATACCGCGGACATGTAATGCAGGGAGGTGATCTGGCTGATAAAACAAAAGTGCTACACCCAAATGACGACGTTAATAAATCGCAGTCATCCAACGATACCTTCCCAACGGCCATGCACATTGCGGCTTACAAGATATTGGTCGATGTAACCATCCCCGGGATTACCAAACTTCGGGATACTTTAAAAGCGAAATCGGAAGCATTCAGGAATGTGGTTAAAATTGGCCGTACACACTTTATGGACGCCACTCCGCTTACCCTGGGCCAGGAATTTTCCGGTTATGCGTCACAGCTGGATCATGGTTTACGTGCTATATTCCATACATTATCTCACTTATCTGAACTTGCACTAGGCGGAACCGCAGTTGGAACTGGCATTAATACACCAGAAGGTTATTCTGAAAATGTAGCTAAACACATCGCTTTACTGACAGGTTTACCGTTCATAACGGCTGAAAATAAATTTGAAGCATTAGCAGCACATGATGCTATTGTGGAGGTACACGGCGCATTGAAAACAGTTGCTGTAAGTCTGATGAAAATCGGCAATGATATCCGTATGCTGTCTTCCGGGCCGCGTTCCGGTATTGGCGAAATTCATATTCCTGACAACGAACCGGGAAGTTCTATCATGCCGGGAAAAGTGAACCCGACCCAATGCGAGGCAATGACCATGGTGGCGGCTCAGGTGATGGGGAATGATGTTGCGATCAGCATTGGCGGATCAAACGGACACTTTGAACTGAATGTTTTTAAACCTATGATGGCTTATAATTTCCTTCATTCGGCACGTTTGATTGGTGATGTTTGTGTTTCATTTAATGATAATTGTGCAATAGGAATTGAACCGTTGCATGAAAATATTAAAAAACATGTAAACAATTCTCTGATGCTGGTAACATCGCTGAATACGAAAATCGGTTATTACAAGGCAGCAGAAATTGCTCAGACTGCACACAAAAACGGATCAACTCTGAAAGAAACGGCAGTGGCACTGGGATATGTTACACCTGAGGAATTTGATGCCTGGGTAAAGCCGGAAGAGATGGTTGGTGATAATAAATAA
- a CDS encoding glucosamine-6-phosphate deaminase → MPPKISIYNDYTTLSQAAANQVIALLRQKPTAVICLPSGSTPLGLFQELVAAHISGETDFTKCTFIGLDEWIGLGANDDGSCRDLLDKDFLLPIGFREDQITFFDGLAKDPQTECERVNDAIAKAGGLDLIILGVGMNGHLALNEPGTAFDTYAHVSELDTITKEVGQKYFNQATELKLGITVGIRHILEAKKAILIASGKAKAPVIQRALSLPVTTDFPASILQEHSDSEFILDKEAGELLQ, encoded by the coding sequence ATGCCTCCAAAAATCAGCATATACAACGACTATACTACTTTAAGCCAAGCTGCCGCTAATCAGGTTATTGCACTTCTAAGACAAAAACCAACAGCTGTAATTTGCCTGCCTTCCGGAAGTACACCTTTAGGTTTGTTTCAGGAATTGGTTGCGGCACATATATCCGGAGAAACTGATTTCACCAAATGTACCTTTATTGGTCTGGATGAATGGATTGGGCTTGGTGCTAATGATGACGGAAGCTGCCGTGATTTATTAGATAAAGATTTCCTTTTACCTATTGGTTTCAGAGAAGATCAGATTACATTTTTTGATGGACTTGCCAAAGATCCTCAGACAGAATGTGAACGCGTCAACGATGCAATAGCAAAAGCAGGAGGTCTTGATCTGATTATACTCGGTGTAGGTATGAACGGACATTTAGCTTTGAATGAACCCGGAACGGCATTCGATACTTATGCACATGTATCTGAACTGGATACGATTACAAAAGAAGTAGGGCAAAAATATTTTAACCAGGCGACAGAGTTGAAGTTAGGTATAACGGTTGGGATCAGGCATATTCTGGAAGCGAAGAAAGCGATATTGATTGCCTCGGGAAAAGCAAAAGCCCCGGTTATCCAGCGTGCTCTTTCGTTACCGGTAACAACGGATTTCCCGGCCAGCATTCTGCAGGAGCATTCAGATTCAGAGTTTATTCTGGATAAAGAAGCGGGAGAACTCTTACAATAA
- the metE gene encoding 5-methyltetrahydropteroyltriglutamate--homocysteine S-methyltransferase — protein MLSHNLGYPRVGSQRELKKASEQYWAGKIDRDALQKVARQIRHRNWETQQQSGIDLIPSNDFSLYDQVLDTSLLVGAIPERYNQLIDGKSNRELDLYFAMARGVQREGVDIKAMEMTKWFDTNYHYIVPEFIKNQKFNRYSDKVILEFEDARQQGIITKPVLLGPVTYLLLGKEKEEGFDRIDLLDQLLPVYIEILKELASRGAEWIQLDEPCLVLDLTDKYKIALESAYAQIHEAVPNLRILLATYFGALEDNLSLATNLPVAALHIDLTRGEESLSAVLSDRDFINSTKLLSLGVVDGRNIWKNDYKKSLDFIQKTVDIIGENRVLIAPSSSLLHSPHDLDLEKNEEVLTPEIKNWMAFAKQKLAEVSTLTKLSGTDYIKNKLFTTNQKAIESRRTSTLIHKTLVKKRVTAIELQDFERKNNFGARQIIQLEKLKLPLFPSTTIGSFPQTDDVRQLRANLKKGILTQQEYENRIEEEIVKSLRWQEDLGIDVLVHGEFERNDMVEYFGESLSGFVFTQNGWVQSYGSRCVKPPIIYGDVERPAPMTVRWSAFAQANSDKLVKGMLTGPVTILQWSFVRDDQPRKDTTFQIGLAIRDEVVDLEKAGIKVIQIDEPAIREGLPLRKSAWKNYLKWAVDAFRLSAAGVADQTQIHTHMCYSEFNDIIDSIAAMDADVITIETSRSQMELLDAFADFNYPNEIGPGVYDIHSPRVPTIEEITLLLEKALKVIPARNLWVNPDCGLKTRKWPETEAALRNMISAANLLRESVAIEQ, from the coding sequence ATGTTATCACACAATTTGGGTTATCCGCGTGTTGGAAGCCAAAGAGAACTCAAAAAAGCCTCAGAACAGTACTGGGCCGGGAAAATTGACCGGGATGCATTACAAAAAGTTGCCAGGCAAATCCGTCACCGCAATTGGGAAACACAGCAGCAATCTGGTATTGACCTGATCCCATCGAACGATTTTTCATTGTATGATCAGGTTTTGGACACTTCCTTATTGGTAGGTGCAATCCCGGAACGTTACAACCAGCTTATCGACGGAAAATCGAACCGGGAACTGGATCTTTATTTTGCAATGGCGCGTGGTGTTCAGCGCGAAGGTGTCGATATTAAAGCGATGGAAATGACCAAATGGTTTGATACAAACTACCATTACATTGTGCCGGAATTTATTAAAAATCAAAAGTTTAACCGTTATTCTGATAAAGTCATTCTCGAATTCGAAGATGCAAGGCAGCAGGGAATTATTACAAAACCTGTTTTACTTGGACCGGTTACGTATTTGCTTTTAGGTAAAGAAAAAGAAGAAGGATTTGACAGGATTGATCTGCTAGATCAATTGTTGCCTGTTTATATCGAAATACTAAAAGAACTTGCTTCCCGGGGTGCAGAGTGGATTCAATTGGATGAACCTTGCCTGGTACTGGATCTTACAGATAAATACAAGATTGCCTTGGAAAGTGCTTATGCACAGATTCATGAGGCAGTTCCAAATTTAAGAATACTTCTGGCCACATATTTTGGTGCTTTGGAGGACAATTTATCTTTGGCTACAAATCTTCCGGTTGCTGCTTTACATATTGATTTAACAAGAGGCGAAGAAAGTCTGTCGGCTGTTTTGTCGGACCGGGATTTTATAAATTCAACTAAATTACTTTCGCTGGGCGTTGTAGATGGGCGAAATATCTGGAAAAATGACTACAAAAAATCATTGGATTTTATTCAAAAAACCGTTGATATAATTGGTGAAAACCGGGTATTAATTGCGCCGTCGTCTTCTCTTCTGCACAGTCCTCATGACCTGGATCTTGAAAAAAATGAAGAAGTACTGACTCCGGAAATTAAAAACTGGATGGCTTTTGCGAAACAAAAATTAGCTGAGGTCTCGACGCTCACAAAACTGTCCGGGACAGATTATATTAAAAATAAGCTTTTTACAACCAACCAGAAAGCGATTGAAAGCAGGAGAACTTCCACTTTAATCCATAAAACTTTGGTTAAGAAACGAGTAACAGCCATTGAGTTGCAGGATTTTGAAAGGAAAAACAATTTTGGAGCAAGGCAGATTATACAACTGGAAAAATTAAAACTTCCGTTATTTCCTTCAACCACAATAGGTTCTTTTCCACAGACTGACGATGTTCGTCAATTGCGTGCTAATCTTAAGAAGGGAATTTTAACGCAGCAGGAATATGAAAACCGTATTGAGGAGGAAATCGTAAAATCGCTGCGGTGGCAGGAAGATCTTGGTATTGATGTACTGGTTCATGGTGAATTTGAGCGGAACGACATGGTGGAATATTTCGGGGAAAGTCTGTCCGGATTTGTATTTACACAAAATGGCTGGGTACAAAGTTATGGCAGCCGTTGTGTGAAGCCGCCAATCATTTATGGTGATGTAGAGCGCCCGGCACCAATGACCGTAAGATGGTCTGCTTTTGCACAGGCAAATTCTGATAAGCTCGTGAAAGGAATGTTAACGGGTCCTGTTACGATTTTACAATGGTCATTTGTTAGGGACGACCAGCCAAGGAAAGACACTACTTTTCAGATCGGGCTTGCAATTCGTGATGAAGTGGTTGATTTGGAAAAAGCCGGGATTAAAGTCATACAGATTGACGAACCTGCCATTCGTGAAGGTTTACCATTGCGGAAATCTGCATGGAAAAATTATCTGAAATGGGCAGTTGATGCTTTCCGGTTGAGTGCAGCAGGTGTGGCCGACCAAACGCAGATCCATACTCATATGTGTTACTCGGAATTCAATGACATTATTGATTCTATCGCGGCTATGGATGCCGATGTGATCACAATAGAAACTTCACGTTCGCAAATGGAATTGCTTGATGCATTTGCTGATTTTAACTATCCGAATGAAATCGGGCCGGGAGTTTATGATATTCATTCCCCTCGTGTACCTACAATAGAAGAAATCACATTGCTATTGGAAAAGGCATTAAAAGTGATTCCGGCACGCAACCTTTGGGTAAATCCTGATTGTGGATTAAAGACCAGAAAATGGCCGGAAACGGAAGCTGCATTGCGTAATATGATTTCTGCGGCTAACTTGCTGCGTGAATCGGTGGCAATTGAGCAATAA
- a CDS encoding NAD(P)-dependent oxidoreductase, whose protein sequence is MKENSIYASVGRGSTTDENALIEALKSGRLSGAVLDVTEVEPLPAENPLWKMDNVILTQHTGGGRKDEHVGKVDLFLNNIFAIENGSALFDEVDLSKGY, encoded by the coding sequence ATGAAAGAAAACAGTATTTACGCAAGTGTAGGCCGTGGAAGTACTACAGACGAAAATGCTTTGATTGAAGCATTGAAGTCCGGGCGCCTGAGCGGGGCTGTTCTGGACGTAACCGAAGTAGAGCCTCTACCAGCTGAAAACCCGTTGTGGAAAATGGATAATGTGATATTAACACAGCATACCGGTGGCGGGCGAAAAGATGAACACGTAGGAAAAGTAGACCTGTTTCTGAACAATATCTTTGCAATTGAAAACGGCAGCGCACTGTTCGACGAAGTGGATCTATCAAAAGGGTATTAA